From the Jilunia laotingensis genome, the window TCCTGTTTCGGGTATGACTTTAATGACACTGATCCTTGCTTCCGTTGTAATGGTGGCTGTCGGACTGAAAGGTCCTTCGGGCATGGTTGCTTCCTTGGTTATGGGAGGAGTAGTTTGTACGGCTCTTTCTATGGCAGGCGGTTTCATTACCGACTTGAAAATCGGATATTGGCTAGGTAGTACGCCAGCCAAACAGGAAACTTGGAAGTTTTTAGGCACCATCGTCTCCGCGGCTACGGTAGGTGGAGTAATGATCATCCTCAATAAAACGTATGGTTTTACAAGCGGTGCCTTATCTGCACCCCAGGCAAATGCCATGGCAGCAGTTATCGAACCGCTGATGAGCGGTGTGGGGGCACCTTGGTTACTTTATGGAATCGGTGCTGTAATAGCTATCATCTTGACTCTTTGCAAAGTTCCCGCCTTGGCATTTGCATTAGGTATGTTCATCCCATTGGAATTGAATGTGCCATTAGTCGTAGGAGGTGCGGTTAATTGGTATGTAACGAGCCGCAGCAAAGATACTTCTCTCAACAATGAACGCGGTGAGAAAGGTACTCTGCTTGCCTCCGGATTCATCGCTGGTGGTGCATTGATGGGAGTGGTAAGTGCAGCAATGCGATTCGGTGGCATTAACCTGGTTAACGAAGCATGGCTGAACAATACCCTGTCACAAGTATTTGCCTTAGTTGCTTACGCACTGCTGATTCTCTATTTTGTCAAAGCATCAATGAAAGTAAAATAAAACCAAATAAAGACCTATGAAATATTTATTAACGGTCGCATGTCTGGCAATGCTTCCCCTGTCCTCATTCGGACAGGGCGAACGTTACAAACAAATCACCGACCCTAAACTAACAAGCATCAATAAAGAAGCGCCACGTAGTACCTTCACTTCGTACACGAACGAAAAAGATGCTGTAGCAAACAATCGGAAAGATGGTACATTCCTATTATCGCTCAATGGGAAATGGAAATTTAATTATGTGGACAGCTTTTCTATGCGACCGACTGATTTTATGCTTCCTGAGAAAAGCGTGAGCGACTGGGCTGACATTACAGTGCCCGGTAATTGGGAATTGCAAGGATTCGGTACACCGATTTATGTTAACACTACCTACGAGTTTTGTTCTCCCGGTTATGCACCCTATTGGAATAAGCCCAATCCTCCCTTTGTTCCTGAAGAATGGAATCCAACCGGAACTTACCGTCGCGACTTCATCCTACCTGCCAATTGGGAAGGGAAAGAGATATTCCTTAGTGCAGATGGTACAAAAGGGGCAGCCTTTTACTATCTGAACGGACAATTTGTAGGAATGAACAAAGACGCGAAAACTCCTGCCCGATTCAATATCACCAAACTGGTTAAACCCGGAAAGAATATGATTGCCGTACAGATACATCGTTTTTCAGATGCAAACTACCTGGAATGTCAAGACTTCTGGCGTTTGAGCGGATTCGAAAGAGATATCTACCTGTATGCACAACCTAAACTCCGCATCGCGGATTTCAAAGTGGAAAGTCCGTTGGATACAGAATATCAGAACGGCATATTGAAATGTACTGTAAAAGTTGCATCTGATAATCCATCCGATTCATACATCGCACGTTATGTACTTCTTGATGAAACTGGCAAACAAATAGCTTCATCCGATGTAGCTGTAAATGATCCGTCTACCGGAGAATCAACCAAAGAGAGAGAAATCGTATTCGATGAAAACAGAATCCGTTCTCCCAAACAATGGACAGCCGAAACTCCCAATCTGTACACCTTTGTCCTTAGTCTCAGAGAACCGAAGAATGGGGAAGTTATAGAAGCCACAAGTGCCAAAATAGGATTCCGTACTGTAGAGATGAAAAATAACCAACTTTGTGTCAATGGTAAACCGATTCTTGTGAAAGGAGTGAACGTACACGAGCATAATGAGCATACCGGACATTATGTTACCGAAGAATTAATGCTCAAAGATTTCGAACTTTGGAAAAAATACAATGTAAATACTGTCCGCACCTGCCATTATCCGCAACAAGAAAGATTCTATGAACTGTGCGACAAATATGGAATTTACGTTATCGATGAAGCAAACATCGAATCCCACGGTATGGGATATGACCGTCAGGTAGGCGGTTCGCTTGCCAACAATCCTCTATTTGGAGATGCACATACCTACCGTACCAATAACATGTATCAACGCGACAAGAATCACCCTTCCGTTATCGTCTGGTCATTGGGGAATGAAGCCGGAAATGGCATTAATTTCTATAACACATACGCAATGCTAAAAAAACTCGACACCCGTCCCGTACAATATGAGCAGGCACATTTGGAATGGAATACCGACATTTATTGCCCGATGTATAGTCGCCCGAATGAAATCGAGCAATATGCCAAAGATCCCAAACACAACCGCCCACTCATCTTATGCGAATATGCTCATGCAATGGGTAACAGTCTAGGCAATTTCCAGGAATATTGGGATACAATCGAAGCATACCCTCTTCTTCAGGGAGGTTGCATATGGGATTGGGTAGACCAAGGCCTTGCCGAAAAGACTTCCGACGGACGTAAGTATTGGGCGTACGGTGGTGACTATGGTGCCATCGGAACACCTTCGGACGGAGATTTTTGCATAAACGGTATCGTTTACCCGGATCGTAGTGTGAAACCTCAGACTACGGAAATGGGTAAAGTCTATCAAAACGTTAAGTTTATTAACTTCGATAAGGCTCGCGGTACAATCGATGTGCATAACGACTTCAGCTTTACCAATCTCGATAAGTATGATTATCATTATATCATCCGCGAATATGGAAAAGAGATCTACACGGACAAGTTCAATGTAAATGCTACTCCTGGTGAGACTGTTACTGTGCAGTTGAAAGGCATGCCTCAGGAAAATATTAAAACGGGAGATATCAATATTGAATTTTATGCTACCATTCGTACTCCCGAAGCTTTCTTGCCGACAGGTACGGTTATCGCACGCGAACAAATCAATATCCAACCCTTTGCCAAACGTGAACAGCTCCGTCAGGTACCTGCCGATATTGAAGAAACGGAAACACAAGCCATACTTACAGGTAAGGACTTTAGAGCCGTATTCGACAAGAAAAGCGGTCTTCTCGTTTCGTACAAATACAATAAACAGGAATACATTCTGAATGGGGAAGGTCTACGCCCCTTCTTCTGGAGAGCGCCTATAGACAATGATTATGGTGCCGGTCTCCCACGTAAACTGAAAACATGGAAAGAAGCTAGTTATCAGGAACCGATAGCCGAAAGTTTCAGCGTATCCCGCGAACGCGGCATGATACGCGAAGAAGATCCGAACGGTCCTGCAGGCAACCGCAACGGGAGAGAAAGCCAGGTAAGTTTTAGTATTGTAAAAGTATCCTATCATTACCCGGAAACAAATGCGACTTGGAGTATCAGATATAAGGTATATTCGAATGGAATAATCAAAGTTAGTAACAACTTTATAGCCAACGATAAAAATTCTCCTCTGATACCACGTGTCGGCTTACGTATGCAGATGCCGGAAACATTCAGCACACTGACTTATTACGGACGCGGCCCCGAAGAAAACTATCGCGACCGGTGTACTTCCCAGTTTATAGGTGAATATACTACTCCGGTTAAAGAGATGTATGAACCCTATATTCGCCCCCAAGAGAACAATCACCGGACAGACATTAACTGGTGTGCATTTACTAATAAATCAGGAGCCGGCCTTCTCTTTATTGCCGACAATACCTTCGAGTTCAACGCATCGAATTATCCTTTGGAAACTCTCGATAGCGGTGATGACATACACAATGCCGCACCACGAACCGCTGAAACCGATCACCGCCACCTTACCGATCCGAAAGCAGAAAAGGCAGTAGATCTCTTCATTGATTACCAGATGATGGGAGTAGGAGGCGATAATGCCTGGGGAGCGCTTGCACACGAACCTTACCTGATCCGTCCGGGCAAACAGAACGCGATCAACTACGGTTTTACATTGGTGCCTTTCGGGCGTAAAACAGACTTCAGAAATTTAATTTATCAATATTAAAATGAAAATGAAAACTATCAGTACATTCATAGTGGCCGCTTGCTTATTAAGCGGCCCAGCTATGGCACAACAAGAGAAGAATTTAATGCTAAGTAATGCCCAAACTTTTATAGACACACCATATGTTCCCAACACATTGGAAATAGATGATGCAGAAAACCTCGTCATCAATTGCGATGAAGTGGATTGCACGACATTCGTTGAATATGTGTTGGCCATGTCACTTTGCTCTGAACAAGGTAAAGATATGAGTGAAGGTGAATTTGCAGGAAATCTGCAACGTATCCGTTATCGAGACGGCAAAATAGACGGATATACATCACGCTTACATTATATTGCCGACTGGATCGAAAACGGAGTACGCGGAGGATTTATGGAAGACGTAACAGCCGTCAACAGTCCTTACACACAAACACTGAATTTGTCGTACATGTCTACCCATCCAAAAGATTATAAACAGTTAGCAAATTCAGAGACCAACGTGTCTAAAATGGCAGGCTATGAGAAGGCCCTTACCGGACAGGAAATACATTGGTTACCCAAAGACATGCTACCTTCAACCGGACTTCCCTGGATCAAGAACGGGGATATTATTGCCATAACCACCAACACTCCCGGCTTGGATGTATCCCATATGGGAATCGCCATTTACGTCAAAGACAATCTTTGTTTACTACACGCTTCTTCCGACAAGGGAAAAGTTTTAGTAGACAAAAATACTTTAAGCCGCCTTCTGAAACATAATGATAAATGGACGGGAATCCGTGTCATCAGAATGA encodes:
- a CDS encoding glycoside hydrolase family 2 TIM barrel-domain containing protein, giving the protein MKYLLTVACLAMLPLSSFGQGERYKQITDPKLTSINKEAPRSTFTSYTNEKDAVANNRKDGTFLLSLNGKWKFNYVDSFSMRPTDFMLPEKSVSDWADITVPGNWELQGFGTPIYVNTTYEFCSPGYAPYWNKPNPPFVPEEWNPTGTYRRDFILPANWEGKEIFLSADGTKGAAFYYLNGQFVGMNKDAKTPARFNITKLVKPGKNMIAVQIHRFSDANYLECQDFWRLSGFERDIYLYAQPKLRIADFKVESPLDTEYQNGILKCTVKVASDNPSDSYIARYVLLDETGKQIASSDVAVNDPSTGESTKEREIVFDENRIRSPKQWTAETPNLYTFVLSLREPKNGEVIEATSAKIGFRTVEMKNNQLCVNGKPILVKGVNVHEHNEHTGHYVTEELMLKDFELWKKYNVNTVRTCHYPQQERFYELCDKYGIYVIDEANIESHGMGYDRQVGGSLANNPLFGDAHTYRTNNMYQRDKNHPSVIVWSLGNEAGNGINFYNTYAMLKKLDTRPVQYEQAHLEWNTDIYCPMYSRPNEIEQYAKDPKHNRPLILCEYAHAMGNSLGNFQEYWDTIEAYPLLQGGCIWDWVDQGLAEKTSDGRKYWAYGGDYGAIGTPSDGDFCINGIVYPDRSVKPQTTEMGKVYQNVKFINFDKARGTIDVHNDFSFTNLDKYDYHYIIREYGKEIYTDKFNVNATPGETVTVQLKGMPQENIKTGDINIEFYATIRTPEAFLPTGTVIAREQINIQPFAKREQLRQVPADIEETETQAILTGKDFRAVFDKKSGLLVSYKYNKQEYILNGEGLRPFFWRAPIDNDYGAGLPRKLKTWKEASYQEPIAESFSVSRERGMIREEDPNGPAGNRNGRESQVSFSIVKVSYHYPETNATWSIRYKVYSNGIIKVSNNFIANDKNSPLIPRVGLRMQMPETFSTLTYYGRGPEENYRDRCTSQFIGEYTTPVKEMYEPYIRPQENNHRTDINWCAFTNKSGAGLLFIADNTFEFNASNYPLETLDSGDDIHNAAPRTAETDHRHLTDPKAEKAVDLFIDYQMMGVGGDNAWGALAHEPYLIRPGKQNAINYGFTLVPFGRKTDFRNLIYQY
- a CDS encoding DUF1460 domain-containing protein; this encodes MKTISTFIVAACLLSGPAMAQQEKNLMLSNAQTFIDTPYVPNTLEIDDAENLVINCDEVDCTTFVEYVLAMSLCSEQGKDMSEGEFAGNLQRIRYRDGKIDGYTSRLHYIADWIENGVRGGFMEDVTAVNSPYTQTLNLSYMSTHPKDYKQLANSETNVSKMAGYEKALTGQEIHWLPKDMLPSTGLPWIKNGDIIAITTNTPGLDVSHMGIAIYVKDNLCLLHASSDKGKVLVDKNTLSRLLKHNDKWTGIRVIRMKK